A genomic region of Nymphaea colorata isolate Beijing-Zhang1983 chromosome 2, ASM883128v2, whole genome shotgun sequence contains the following coding sequences:
- the LOC116247418 gene encoding uncharacterized protein LOC116247418: protein MAKKVSVPLDEPARARLCGAGDRRRAGYVSSGSEHEADSECLAGLVHGFMEGDDDVGRWDDEEGTEACADLDFSDGEAAVDLEELLRPRGGDPLRAEIAGIVSDAVAGAAGIAGGRPALRRSVMVRLREAGLNAGICKVKWDKAGGLAAGSYEYVDVLVAGDGDHEQQRYVVDVDFAGEFEIARPTRQYDMILAALPRVLVSRPEELRQIVRTVSQAAKKSMKAKGLHLPPWRKNRYMQAKWFGPYRRTTNPVSSASPDDVSSIAAKHRPVLGFDFGKCRPAMPFRPGLAAGAALKAVPF from the coding sequence ATGGCGAAGAAGGTGAGCGTCCCGCTGGACGAGCCCGCCAGGGCCAGGCTGTGCGGCGCCGGAGATCGGCGGCGTGCCGGGTACGTCAGCAGCGGGAGCGAGCACGAGGCAGACTCGGAGTGCCTCGCGGGCCTCGTCCACGGCTTCATGGAGGGAGACGACGACGTGGGGAGGTGGGACGATGAAGAGGGCACGGAGGCGTGTGCGGACCTGGATTTCTCTGACGGCGAAGCCGCCGTGGATTTGGAGGAGCTCCTCAGGCCCCGGGGCGGCGATCCCCTCAGGGCGGAGATCGCCGGCATCGTTTCGGATGCGGTTGCGGGAGCGGCCGGGATTGCCGGTGGCCGGCCGGCCCTGCGGAGATCGGTGATGGTCCGGCTGAGGGAGGCCGGGTTGAATGCTGGGATCTGCAAGGTCAAGTGGGATAAAGCCGGCGGGTTGGCGGCTGGCAGCTACGAGTACGTCGACGTGCTGGTGGCGGGAGACGGGGACCATGAGCAGCAGAGGTACGTCGTCGACGTGGACTTCGCCGGCGAGTTCGAGATCGCTCGGCCGACGAGGCAGTACGACATGATCCTGGCCGCCCTGCCCCGGGTCCTCGTCTCCCGGCCGGAGGAACTCCGCCAGATCGTGCGCACGGTGTCTCAGGCGGCAAAGAAATCAATGAAGGCGAAGGGCCTGCACCTTCCCCCGTGGCGGAAGAACCGATACATGCAGGCCAAATGGTTCGGCCCCTACCGGAGGACCACCAACCCGGTCTCCTCCGCCTCGCCAGACGACGTCTCCTCCATCGCCGCGAAGCACCGACCCGTCCTCGGATTCGACTTCGGGAAATGCCGCCCGGCGATGCCCTTCAGGCCCGGCCTCGCCGCCGGTGCTGCGCTCAAGGCCGTGCCCTTCTAA